From Camelina sativa cultivar DH55 chromosome 20, Cs, whole genome shotgun sequence, the proteins below share one genomic window:
- the LOC104772054 gene encoding nuclear transcription factor Y subunit B-2-like isoform X1, with protein MGDSDRDSGGGKNGNNQNGQSSLSPREQDRFLPIANVSRIMKKALPANAKISKDAKETMQECVSEFISFVTGEASDKCQKEKRKTINGDDLLWAMTTLGFEDYVEPLKVYLQRFREIEGERTGLGRPQTGGEPGEHQGDAAGFYGGGAGMQYHQHHQFLHQQNHMYGATGGGSNGGAGAASGRTRT; from the coding sequence ATGGGGGATTCCGATAGGGATTCCGGTGGAGGGAAAAACGGGAACAATCAGAACGGACAGTCCTCGTTGTCTCCCAGGGAGCAAGACAGGTTCTTGCCGATCGCTAACGTCAGCAGGATCATGAAGAAGGCCTTGCCCGCTAACGCCAAGATCTCCAAAGATGCCAAAGAGACCATGCAGGAGTGTGTCTCCGAGTTCATCAGTTTCGTCACCGGAGAAGCCTCCGATAAGTgtcagaaggagaagaggaagaccaTCAACGGCGACGATTTGCTCTGGGCTATGACCACTCTAGGGTTTGAGGATTATGTTGAACCATTGAAAGTTTACTTGCAGAGGTTTAGGGAGATCGAAGGGGAGAGGACTGGACTCGGGAGGCCACAGACTGGTGGTGAGCCCGGAGAGCATCAGGGCGATGCTGCTGGTTTCTACGGTGGTGGTGCTGGGATGCAGTATCACCaacatcatcagtttcttcacCAGCAGAACCATATGTATGGAGCCACAGGTGGCGGTAGCAACGGTGGAGCTGGGGCTGCCTCCGGTAGGACAAGAActtaa
- the LOC104772054 gene encoding nuclear transcription factor Y subunit B-2-like isoform X2: MGDSDRDSGGGKNGNNQNGQSSLSPREQDRFLPIANVSRIMKKALPANAKISKDAKETMQECVSEFISFVTGEASDKCQKEKRKTINGDDLLWAMTTLGFEDYVEPLKVYLQRFREIEGERTGLGRPQTGGEPGEHQGDAAGFYGGGAGMQYHQHHQFLHQQNHMYGATGGGSNGGAGAASGIR, from the exons ATGGGGGATTCCGATAGGGATTCCGGTGGAGGGAAAAACGGGAACAATCAGAACGGACAGTCCTCGTTGTCTCCCAGGGAGCAAGACAGGTTCTTGCCGATCGCTAACGTCAGCAGGATCATGAAGAAGGCCTTGCCCGCTAACGCCAAGATCTCCAAAGATGCCAAAGAGACCATGCAGGAGTGTGTCTCCGAGTTCATCAGTTTCGTCACCGGAGAAGCCTCCGATAAGTgtcagaaggagaagaggaagaccaTCAACGGCGACGATTTGCTCTGGGCTATGACCACTCTAGGGTTTGAGGATTATGTTGAACCATTGAAAGTTTACTTGCAGAGGTTTAGGGAGATCGAAGGGGAGAGGACTGGACTCGGGAGGCCACAGACTGGTGGTGAGCCCGGAGAGCATCAGGGCGATGCTGCTGGTTTCTACGGTGGTGGTGCTGGGATGCAGTATCACCaacatcatcagtttcttcacCAGCAGAACCATATGTATGGAGCCACAGGTGGCGGTAGCAACGGTGGAGCTGGGGCTGCCTCCG GTATCAGATGA
- the LOC104772052 gene encoding uncharacterized protein LOC104772052: MGSFFILRCFFIIFFFLFNGAFGNIWTRTEMVEMAGYGEQKLSSVIITGSLLCDTSRPRFHSIAIPGATVAIKCSTGSKKRSKWIKAVTDDLGEFEIDLPSQLHAIPDLENTCFIKPVHVPKPYRCYHTSTNIHKRIKLVSSTSGFRVYTSGKIRLQGYSSRS, from the exons ATGGGAAGCTTCTTCATTCTCCGTTGCTTcttcataatcttcttcttcttgttcaacgGAGCATTTGGGAATATATGGACCAGAACGGAGATGGTGGAGATGGCTGGCTACGGTGAACAGAAACTCTCCTCCGTCATCATCACCGGATCTCTTCTTTGCGACACTTCACGTCCTCGCTTTCATTCCATCGCTATTCCAG GTGCAACTGTTGCCATCAAGTGCAGCACTGGATCCAAAAAGAGGTCCAAATGGATTAAGGCTGTTACTGATGATTTGGGAGAGTTCGAAATCGATCTTCCCTCCCAACTCCACGCTATTCCTGACCTCGAAAACACATGTTTCATCAAGCCAGTACATGTGCCTAAGCCCTACAGATGCTATCACACTTCTACCAATATACACAAACGTATCAAACTTGTTTCCTCTACCAGTGGCTTCCGTGTCTACACCTCAGGGAAGATCAGGTTACAAGGTTACAGTTCAAGATCATAG